From a single Ignavibacteriota bacterium genomic region:
- a CDS encoding heparinase II/III family protein, with amino-acid sequence MITGPRSMGIVLAGVLASVCLSMASGAMAGEAGTPSTAILSGAISPGELGSTLAAPRAWNPIPAFSAREKWRSLPAPVREAYVRAGEGLLHCRWPELQATGFLEYVRTGDRSRFQTTMFSRRQQLATLVIAECVEGKGRFRDDIINGIWTICEESYWGVPAHVGMQRAGSGLPDVEEPTVDLFAAETASLLAWTSYLLHDSLDAVTPLISARIAHEVERRVNAPNLDRDDLWWMGLTPKRVNNWTPWICSNWLSAVLILEKDPGTRVRAVTKIMQCLDRFLDTYEDDGGCDEGPGYWGRAGASLFDCLEMLHSATRGRIDVYAHPRIREIGKFIVRAHIAGPWFVNFADAPARLQPDAPTIFRYGRAIGDADMVGFGAHVARGQRLGEGIVPGQFGVLGRVLPALFVLQDLQKATPSDACLRDSWFPGIQVMMARSAEGTAEGFFLAAQGGHNDESHNHNDVGNFIVSLDGEPLIIDVGVETYTSKTFSAQRYSIWTMQSAYHNVPTVNGVSQKDGRRFAAREVEYTTTDARASLRMDIAGAYPPESAIGSWRRMVSLDRTNAVEVHDTYALTAMKEPVRLSLMTCREPDVSAAGRIQLSRSLRGGEGTAADIRYPPERFTVRAEEISITDPQLQSSWGNRIWRITLTSTSLSLTGEHILKITPSR; translated from the coding sequence GTGATCACCGGACCCCGATCCATGGGAATTGTCCTTGCCGGCGTGCTGGCTTCCGTGTGCCTTTCGATGGCCTCTGGTGCCATGGCTGGTGAGGCCGGTACGCCTTCGACGGCCATCCTGAGCGGAGCGATCTCCCCGGGCGAATTAGGCTCTACTCTGGCAGCTCCCCGTGCATGGAATCCGATACCTGCATTCTCCGCCAGGGAGAAATGGCGGTCGCTTCCGGCACCTGTCCGCGAAGCGTACGTCCGCGCCGGCGAAGGGCTGCTCCATTGTCGTTGGCCCGAGCTGCAGGCAACCGGTTTCCTCGAGTATGTCCGCACCGGCGACCGGAGCAGGTTCCAGACAACGATGTTCTCGCGCAGGCAGCAGCTTGCGACTCTGGTCATCGCTGAGTGTGTCGAAGGGAAGGGGAGGTTCCGCGATGACATCATCAATGGCATCTGGACGATCTGTGAAGAGAGCTACTGGGGCGTTCCCGCACATGTCGGCATGCAGCGTGCCGGGTCGGGATTGCCCGATGTGGAAGAACCTACCGTAGACCTCTTTGCCGCGGAGACGGCCTCGCTGCTGGCGTGGACGTCGTATCTTCTGCATGACTCTCTCGATGCGGTCACACCGCTCATCAGTGCCCGTATCGCCCATGAGGTGGAACGCCGCGTCAATGCGCCGAACCTCGACCGGGATGATCTCTGGTGGATGGGGTTGACGCCCAAGCGGGTGAACAATTGGACCCCCTGGATCTGTTCGAACTGGCTCAGCGCCGTACTCATCCTTGAGAAGGATCCCGGCACACGCGTGCGGGCTGTCACGAAGATCATGCAGTGCCTCGACCGGTTCCTGGACACCTACGAGGATGATGGCGGTTGTGATGAGGGCCCGGGGTACTGGGGCCGCGCCGGTGCTTCGCTGTTCGATTGCCTGGAGATGCTTCACTCGGCCACGCGTGGCCGGATCGATGTGTATGCCCATCCGCGCATCCGCGAGATCGGGAAGTTCATTGTCCGCGCGCATATTGCGGGCCCCTGGTTCGTGAATTTCGCCGATGCGCCGGCACGGCTACAGCCGGACGCCCCGACGATCTTCCGGTACGGGCGGGCGATCGGGGATGCGGACATGGTAGGGTTCGGTGCGCACGTGGCGCGGGGGCAACGCCTGGGTGAGGGGATCGTCCCCGGTCAATTCGGGGTTCTGGGGCGGGTGCTGCCGGCCCTCTTCGTCCTGCAGGACCTGCAGAAGGCCACACCATCCGATGCGTGCCTGCGCGATTCATGGTTCCCCGGCATTCAAGTCATGATGGCCCGGTCCGCAGAAGGGACAGCGGAAGGATTCTTCCTGGCCGCACAGGGTGGCCACAACGACGAGAGCCACAACCACAACGACGTCGGCAATTTCATCGTCTCTCTGGATGGTGAGCCGCTGATCATCGACGTCGGGGTGGAAACCTACACCTCGAAGACATTCAGTGCTCAACGGTACTCCATCTGGACCATGCAGTCGGCGTATCACAATGTGCCAACGGTCAACGGCGTATCGCAGAAGGATGGCCGCCGGTTCGCCGCACGGGAAGTGGAGTACACGACAACCGATGCGCGGGCATCGCTCCGCATGGATATCGCTGGAGCGTATCCTCCCGAATCTGCCATCGGGTCGTGGCGGCGTATGGTCTCTCTCGACAGAACGAATGCCGTTGAGGTACATGACACGTATGCGCTGACGGCCATGAAGGAGCCGGTCCGCCTCTCCTTGATGACATGCCGTGAGCCGGATGTCTCGGCGGCGGGACGGATCCAGCTCAGCCGATCCCTTCGTGGTGGAGAAGGAACGGCGGCGGATATCCGGTATCCCCCGGAACGGTTCACGGTGCGGGCGGAAGAGATCAGCATCACCGACCCCCAGTTGCAGTCGTCGTGGGGGAACCGGATCTGGCGGATCACACTGACGTCGACATCCCTCTCGCTCACGGGCGAGCACATTCTGAAGATCACTCCATCGCGCTGA
- a CDS encoding D-aminoacylase, producing the protein MDPQTSRRTFLATLAGAGTSAILAGCTSTSYTTRPSFDLVIINGTVIDGTGSAERRMDVGIRNGIITATGDLRQATTARVIDASGLKVVPGFIDIHSHTDLDLIKNPFAPSKVHQGVTTEVTGQDGESVAPLGGSGLDHTLQDFRRSYGFDCPYRTMDEFFTFLGARGSAQNIISFIGLGTLRAVHVGFDNRPATGDEIAAMRDSARSAIEQGCFGASTGLEYTPGSFADQAELAALMEAIPARGRLYASHMRNEDNRVLEALAEAIAIARTSGSRLVVSHLKAQNKGNWPKVATALAMMDEAIAGGLDVHADRYPYVAFNTGLTNLFPLWSRDGGTERFLERLKDPSLASRLRAEVQRKVDGLGSWDAVMISSVRRDQNKPYQGKTILQISTEGTIDPYEFVVSLQLQENASVGMVGFGMDEPGTEMVLAWKNTMVASDAGPRAPGDGSWPHPRAYGTFPRAIAHYQRTRKITTLPDMIRKMTALPAEVLGLRDRGVIAEGKAADIVLFDYERIADRSEFTDPHRFPDGIPFVFVNGIPVVDNNTQTDAKPGKVLRS; encoded by the coding sequence ATGGATCCACAGACCTCGCGTAGAACCTTCCTTGCGACCCTTGCAGGAGCCGGCACTTCGGCGATCCTCGCGGGCTGCACATCCACATCCTACACCACACGGCCATCATTCGATCTCGTGATCATCAACGGCACGGTGATCGATGGGACCGGCAGTGCCGAACGCCGCATGGATGTCGGCATCAGGAACGGCATCATCACCGCTACCGGTGATCTGCGGCAGGCAACCACCGCGCGCGTCATCGATGCGTCCGGACTGAAGGTCGTGCCCGGATTCATCGATATTCACTCGCACACCGATCTCGATCTCATCAAGAACCCCTTTGCACCGAGCAAGGTGCACCAGGGGGTGACCACCGAAGTGACCGGCCAGGATGGGGAATCGGTTGCACCACTCGGCGGAAGCGGCCTCGATCACACGTTGCAGGACTTCCGGAGATCGTACGGGTTCGATTGTCCATACCGGACCATGGACGAATTCTTCACCTTCCTTGGCGCACGTGGTTCCGCGCAGAACATCATCTCGTTCATCGGCCTGGGCACGCTGCGTGCCGTCCACGTCGGCTTCGACAACCGTCCGGCAACGGGCGATGAGATCGCGGCGATGCGCGACTCCGCGCGTTCCGCCATCGAGCAGGGGTGCTTCGGCGCGAGCACCGGGCTTGAATACACCCCGGGAAGTTTTGCCGACCAGGCCGAGCTCGCGGCACTGATGGAAGCGATCCCGGCGCGGGGACGGCTGTACGCATCCCACATGCGCAACGAGGACAACCGCGTGCTGGAAGCGCTCGCCGAAGCGATCGCCATTGCTCGAACGTCCGGGTCCCGCCTGGTGGTCTCCCACCTGAAGGCACAGAACAAAGGGAACTGGCCGAAGGTGGCAACGGCGCTGGCCATGATGGACGAAGCCATCGCGGGCGGCCTCGATGTGCATGCCGACCGCTACCCGTATGTCGCATTCAACACCGGACTCACCAACCTCTTCCCTCTCTGGTCGAGGGATGGCGGAACCGAGAGATTCCTGGAGCGCCTCAAGGACCCGTCACTCGCATCCCGGCTGCGCGCGGAGGTCCAACGAAAAGTGGACGGGCTCGGCTCATGGGATGCGGTCATGATCTCGAGTGTCCGGCGCGACCAGAACAAGCCCTACCAGGGGAAGACCATCCTTCAGATCAGTACTGAAGGCACGATCGATCCGTATGAGTTCGTCGTCTCCCTGCAATTGCAGGAGAATGCCAGCGTCGGCATGGTCGGGTTCGGCATGGACGAACCCGGCACGGAAATGGTCCTCGCCTGGAAGAACACGATGGTCGCATCCGATGCCGGCCCGCGCGCACCGGGTGACGGCTCCTGGCCGCATCCCCGCGCGTACGGCACGTTTCCACGGGCGATCGCACACTACCAGCGCACAAGGAAGATCACGACGCTGCCGGACATGATCAGGAAAATGACGGCCCTTCCCGCAGAAGTCCTGGGCCTTCGGGATCGGGGAGTGATCGCAGAAGGAAAGGCAGCGGACATCGTACTCTTTGACTACGAGAGGATCGCGGACCGGTCGGAGTTCACTGACCCCCACCGCTTCCCTGACGGGATCCCGTTCGTGTTCGTCAACGGCATCCCTGTCGTCGACAACAACACGCAGACCGACGCGAAGCCCGGAAAGGTCCTCCGGTCATGA
- a CDS encoding TonB-dependent receptor, which yields MLNAFRAAYPSLITSGSLLSMLNFIDDPYRYGTFLNGDYDLTLPISIDMMWKLLPVARRTAQVGDRGGYQPNDLGNVINDYDGMEDKSAAYAMATFTLGDQITILPGVRYQNLATEYTGVRGKLVPGGIQGGDTTVTMSHGYWLPMLHLRYAPFEWLQFHFAYTNTLNYPDYSTITPRYLIGTGFISYNNYRIKPARSQNLDLVAAFHSNEIGLLTLNGFKKRIEDLIFFSKTYVTNVSLYPDLPAPSGELFEFNTYINNPIAIDVYGIETEWQTHFWYLPQPFTGLVLNINYTHIFSEASYPRSELSVTYDDDGNATTTRLDTAYTTRLLNQPNDILNLTIGYDYMGFSARVSMLYQDNIFKKPDFWMQNRVNSAKYTRWDLSVKQELPWYGMQLFFNMNNITGENELDINQKTSFAAYEQRYGMTADLGLRIRL from the coding sequence ATGCTGAACGCATTCCGGGCGGCCTATCCGTCGCTCATCACCAGCGGCAGCCTCCTGAGCATGCTGAACTTCATCGATGATCCGTATCGCTACGGGACGTTCCTGAACGGCGACTACGATCTGACCCTGCCTATCAGCATCGACATGATGTGGAAACTCCTCCCTGTTGCCCGGAGAACGGCCCAGGTCGGCGATCGCGGAGGATACCAGCCGAATGACCTCGGCAACGTCATCAACGACTACGACGGCATGGAAGATAAGAGCGCGGCGTACGCCATGGCGACCTTCACCCTCGGCGACCAGATCACGATCCTTCCCGGCGTGCGTTACCAGAACCTGGCAACCGAATATACCGGGGTGCGCGGCAAGCTCGTTCCCGGCGGAATCCAGGGAGGCGATACGACCGTCACCATGTCGCACGGCTACTGGCTGCCCATGCTCCACCTTCGGTATGCCCCGTTCGAATGGCTGCAGTTCCACTTTGCCTATACCAACACCCTGAACTATCCCGACTACAGCACGATCACGCCGCGCTACCTGATCGGGACCGGCTTCATCTCCTATAACAACTACCGGATCAAGCCTGCACGGTCCCAGAATCTGGACCTCGTCGCTGCGTTTCACTCCAATGAGATCGGCCTGTTGACACTGAACGGGTTCAAGAAGAGGATCGAGGACCTCATCTTCTTCTCCAAGACCTATGTGACCAACGTGAGCCTGTATCCGGACCTGCCCGCCCCCAGCGGCGAACTCTTCGAATTCAACACCTATATCAACAACCCCATTGCGATCGATGTGTACGGCATCGAGACCGAATGGCAGACACACTTCTGGTACCTGCCCCAGCCGTTCACGGGCCTGGTCCTGAACATCAACTACACGCACATCTTCTCCGAAGCGAGCTATCCAAGGAGCGAACTGTCGGTGACGTACGACGATGATGGCAATGCAACGACCACCCGTCTGGATACCGCCTATACGACACGCCTGCTCAACCAGCCGAACGATATCCTCAACCTGACCATCGGCTACGATTACATGGGATTCTCGGCGCGCGTGTCGATGCTGTATCAGGACAACATCTTCAAGAAGCCGGATTTCTGGATGCAGAACCGCGTCAACTCGGCGAAATATACCCGCTGGGACCTCTCGGTGAAGCAGGAACTGCCATGGTACGGCATGCAGCTCTTCTTCAACATGAACAACATCACGGGTGAGAACGAGCTGGACATCAACCAGAAGACCAGCTTCGCAGCATACGAGCAGCGGTACGGCATGACCGCAGACCTCGGCCTGCGCATCAGACTCTGA
- a CDS encoding acyl-ACP desaturase yields MMNKLEVIRSIEGYVGENIGSLLKPIETSWQPSDFLPIMSDPDWKERVDAIQAGARNLPDDLLVVLVGDMVTEEALPTYQTWINRLNGLTDETGVSASPWSQWSRGWTAEENRHGDLLNRYLYLSGRVDMRAVEVTIHHLINAGFDPQTENDPYLGFIYTSFQEWATKISHRNVGTLALRAGDDTLHRICGMIAGDEARHEKAYKLFMARIFEIDPVGAIIAFATMMKRKIVMPAVMMRDGISESLFLRFSRVAQRTGVYTAMDYADIVESLVKHWDVEHLPGLSDIAARSQDYLCGLATRYRLLAERATILTAPDRFSWIFDREVGTARGA; encoded by the coding sequence ATGATGAATAAGCTTGAAGTGATACGTAGTATCGAGGGATACGTCGGTGAAAACATCGGATCGCTCCTGAAACCGATCGAAACGAGCTGGCAACCATCAGATTTCCTCCCCATAATGTCCGATCCGGACTGGAAAGAGCGCGTGGATGCGATCCAGGCGGGGGCACGGAACCTGCCGGATGACCTCCTCGTGGTACTCGTCGGAGACATGGTGACGGAAGAAGCCCTGCCGACCTACCAGACCTGGATCAACCGGCTCAATGGCCTTACGGATGAGACCGGCGTGAGTGCTTCCCCATGGAGCCAATGGAGCCGCGGTTGGACAGCCGAGGAAAACCGTCACGGAGACCTTTTGAACCGATATTTGTACCTTTCCGGCCGCGTGGACATGCGGGCCGTCGAGGTCACCATCCATCACCTGATCAACGCCGGATTCGACCCGCAGACAGAGAACGATCCGTACCTCGGGTTCATCTACACATCCTTCCAGGAGTGGGCGACCAAGATCTCGCATCGCAATGTCGGCACCCTGGCACTCCGTGCCGGGGACGACACCCTGCACCGTATCTGCGGCATGATCGCGGGAGATGAGGCCCGGCATGAGAAGGCGTACAAATTGTTCATGGCCCGGATCTTCGAGATCGATCCGGTCGGAGCGATCATCGCGTTCGCGACGATGATGAAGCGGAAGATCGTCATGCCTGCGGTCATGATGCGCGACGGCATCAGCGAATCCCTCTTCCTCCGGTTCTCCAGAGTGGCCCAGCGCACGGGCGTGTACACCGCCATGGATTATGCGGACATCGTCGAAAGCCTGGTGAAGCACTGGGATGTCGAGCACTTGCCCGGACTCTCGGATATCGCTGCGCGGTCGCAGGATTACCTGTGCGGACTGGCCACGCGCTATCGCCTGCTCGCCGAACGCGCAACGATCCTGACCGCCCCCGATCGCTTCAGTTGGATATTTGACAGGGAGGTCGGAACGGCGAGAGGCGCCTGA
- a CDS encoding glycoside hydrolase family 88 protein, producing MKSLMIKASCAMLLLVGQAFAAGPGDPPLRDVVRHALDVARTQSVAMAASLQDRPGLLPRTLAKDSTLVTCAPDWWTSGFFPGVLWYLYEDTRDTAIASLARAFSARVESQKYVTGHHDVGFMIFCSFGNGYRLTHDPSYREVIRTASTSLSTRFHPTVGAIRSWGPSPSTSKWQYPVIIDNMMNLEMLEWSAREFGTPAFDRIARAHATTTMQHHFREDLSTFHVVSYDTLTGIPEKKQTHQGYSNGSMWARGQAWGLYGFTMMFRETGDTAYLRRAEGMADLVIHHPHFPADGIPYWDYDAPGIPDELRDASAGAIMCSAFLELSRYADPLRAAAYRAVAETQLRTLASPAYLAAKGTNGNFILRHGVGHRPAGSEVDVPLTYADYYFVEALIRYTTWSEPADRR from the coding sequence ATGAAGTCCTTGATGATCAAAGCAAGTTGTGCCATGCTCCTCCTTGTCGGACAAGCCTTTGCTGCCGGGCCGGGCGATCCGCCTCTCCGTGACGTCGTCCGCCACGCTCTGGATGTGGCACGTACGCAGAGTGTGGCAATGGCGGCATCGCTGCAAGACCGTCCGGGCCTTCTGCCGCGGACCCTTGCGAAGGACAGCACGCTGGTCACCTGCGCGCCGGACTGGTGGACGAGCGGTTTCTTCCCCGGGGTATTGTGGTATCTCTACGAGGATACGCGGGACACGGCGATCGCCTCGCTGGCGCGGGCATTCAGCGCCCGCGTGGAATCGCAGAAGTATGTGACGGGACACCACGACGTCGGATTCATGATCTTCTGCAGTTTCGGGAACGGGTACCGGCTCACGCACGACCCGTCGTACCGGGAAGTGATCAGGACGGCGTCCACATCGCTGAGCACGCGGTTCCATCCGACCGTCGGCGCCATCCGTTCATGGGGGCCGTCGCCGTCCACCAGCAAGTGGCAGTATCCGGTGATCATCGACAACATGATGAACCTGGAGATGCTGGAGTGGAGCGCACGGGAGTTTGGCACTCCCGCCTTCGACCGGATCGCGCGCGCGCATGCGACCACCACCATGCAGCACCACTTCCGCGAGGACCTGAGCACATTCCATGTCGTCTCGTACGACACGCTCACGGGCATACCCGAGAAGAAGCAGACCCACCAGGGCTACAGCAATGGCTCGATGTGGGCACGCGGGCAGGCATGGGGGCTCTACGGATTCACGATGATGTTCCGGGAGACGGGCGATACGGCATATCTGCGCCGTGCTGAAGGGATGGCAGACCTTGTCATTCATCATCCGCACTTCCCGGCCGACGGGATACCGTACTGGGACTACGATGCGCCGGGGATCCCTGACGAGTTGCGGGATGCATCCGCGGGGGCGATCATGTGTTCGGCCTTCCTTGAGCTCAGCCGGTACGCAGACCCTCTGCGGGCTGCAGCATACCGGGCCGTCGCGGAAACGCAGCTCCGGACTCTCGCGTCGCCAGCGTATCTTGCCGCGAAGGGGACCAATGGCAATTTCATTCTGCGTCACGGTGTGGGCCATCGGCCTGCAGGTTCGGAGGTGGATGTGCCCCTCACCTATGCGGACTACTATTTTGTTGAAGCACTCATACGCTACACAACGTGGTCGGAGCCCGCGGACCGGCGCTGA
- a CDS encoding carboxypeptidase-like regulatory domain-containing protein: protein MVQRLLHPLALAMILALCTVVTAQAQRSSNMTGTVKDASTRDALPGANILLVGKSMGATTDISGKYIIRNIPAGTHSLRITYVGYRTVTVTVTVPEGSDVRKDFDLSAVAIEGETVVVTAQAAGQKEAINQQLSSMPVMNVVSAARIQELPDANAAESVSRLPGVSLIRTGGEGAKVVIRGLSPQFNQVTIDGVELPSDVASTNNLTSGDRNAQESQSNQLGDRAEDLSMISSSMLGGIEVIKAITPDMDATLIGGVVNFGLRKASRGRVSLIDPDLAWLPNVELRVQGGFNDLKSTRSDYRFVGSLEKRFLDDALGVFFQASTEKRNLSSHNLGVGYNLSDKIHGDAGIPDLSTLELTDVNRTRERVGGTLVLDYQHESGEIGLMNFGSSSDTRALNRGQVINTGNRWVNYTAGDTRDKLNVISNMLSVKQEIPLFHVDLKLSHSYSESRSPDDLYFNFRQQDAGLNNLGDLTKLPPQVLAKLIKPNPATSYQDAISTSTTLSRERTLTGSLDLQTDMQLLDWVSAKVKFGGFYQRRARARTISTPVRDRRGARMPC, encoded by the coding sequence ATGGTGCAACGGCTACTGCATCCCCTGGCTCTGGCGATGATCCTCGCTCTGTGCACGGTCGTCACCGCACAGGCACAACGATCATCGAACATGACCGGCACCGTCAAAGATGCGTCAACACGAGACGCGCTGCCGGGTGCGAACATCCTTCTGGTCGGCAAAAGCATGGGGGCGACAACGGATATCTCCGGGAAGTACATCATCCGCAATATCCCCGCCGGCACGCACTCTCTCCGCATCACCTACGTCGGATACAGGACCGTCACGGTGACGGTCACGGTACCCGAAGGATCCGATGTACGGAAGGATTTTGATCTCTCCGCGGTAGCGATCGAAGGCGAGACCGTTGTCGTCACCGCCCAGGCCGCGGGGCAGAAGGAAGCGATCAATCAGCAACTCAGTTCAATGCCGGTCATGAACGTCGTGTCCGCCGCCCGCATCCAGGAACTGCCCGACGCCAATGCCGCAGAATCCGTCAGCCGCCTCCCCGGCGTCTCCCTCATCCGCACAGGCGGTGAAGGCGCGAAGGTGGTCATACGCGGACTCTCGCCGCAGTTCAATCAGGTCACCATTGACGGCGTCGAACTGCCGAGCGATGTCGCCTCCACGAACAACCTCACATCAGGCGACCGCAACGCCCAGGAATCACAATCCAACCAGCTCGGCGACCGCGCCGAGGACCTGAGCATGATCTCTTCAAGCATGCTCGGCGGCATCGAGGTGATCAAAGCCATTACCCCCGATATGGATGCGACGCTGATCGGCGGCGTTGTGAACTTCGGCTTGCGCAAAGCTTCCCGGGGCAGGGTGTCACTCATCGATCCCGACCTCGCCTGGCTCCCCAATGTCGAACTGCGGGTCCAGGGTGGATTCAACGACCTGAAGAGTACCCGTTCCGACTACCGGTTCGTCGGTTCTCTTGAAAAACGGTTCCTCGATGATGCCCTCGGCGTGTTCTTCCAGGCATCCACAGAAAAGAGGAACCTGAGCTCACACAACCTCGGTGTGGGATATAACCTCAGCGACAAGATCCACGGCGACGCCGGGATCCCCGATCTGTCAACCCTTGAATTGACCGATGTGAACCGCACGAGGGAGCGGGTCGGAGGGACTCTCGTGCTCGACTATCAGCACGAATCCGGCGAGATCGGGCTGATGAACTTCGGAAGCTCGAGCGACACGCGGGCACTCAACAGGGGGCAGGTGATCAATACCGGCAACCGGTGGGTGAACTACACCGCCGGCGACACCCGGGACAAGCTCAACGTCATCAGCAACATGCTGAGCGTGAAACAGGAGATCCCGCTCTTCCATGTCGACCTCAAACTCTCACATAGTTACTCTGAATCCCGCAGCCCTGACGACCTGTACTTCAATTTCCGTCAGCAGGACGCCGGGCTGAACAACCTCGGTGACCTGACGAAGCTCCCACCGCAGGTCCTCGCGAAACTCATCAAGCCGAATCCCGCGACATCCTATCAGGATGCCATCTCCACATCCACCACCCTGTCGCGCGAACGCACACTCACCGGAAGCCTGGACCTGCAGACGGACATGCAGCTTCTCGACTGGGTCTCCGCAAAGGTGAAGTTCGGCGGCTTCTACCAGCGCCGTGCGCGCGCGCGTACGATTTCAACACCAGTTCGGGATCGACGTGGGGCGAGGATGCCATGCTGA